In a single window of the Raphanus sativus cultivar WK10039 chromosome 9, ASM80110v3, whole genome shotgun sequence genome:
- the LOC130500123 gene encoding uncharacterized protein LOC130500123, producing the protein MDDAYKVRSDWFHHGDGSSVDLGDVKDRCWNAEILSLYEAANCLDEDLANRGSQLRESVEGEDRKEDEFLAKLAEAETPLYPTCSSHSKLSAVVSLFRIKSQNGWSDKSFDDLLQTLPNMLPEDNVLHTSTYDVKKFLKTFDMGYQKFHACVNDCCLFRKKLKTAESCPTCKASRWKTNMHTGEIKKGVPQKVLRYFPVIPRLKRMFRSEKLAMDLRWHFNNKSIDGKLRHPVDSVTWQSMNDKYPSFAAEERNLRLGLSTDGFNPFSMKSSRYSCWPVLLVNYNMAPDLCMKEENIMLSLLIPGPHQPGEPAYDAVSKTTFTLKAMLLWTISDFPAYGNLAGCKVRAGKKRATRVNIPSDNEEELSGSDEDEDVGDKDEEELSRWKKRSIFFSLPYWEELPVRHNLDVMHVERNVPASLIATLLHCGNSKDGLKARKDLESLGIRKDLHPKAQGKRTLLPPAPWSLSKSEKHIFCKRLYDFKGPDGYCANISSCVSLEECKVMGLKSHDYHVLMQQLLPVAIRGLLPKGPRVAILRLCREARLGGPVHFRWMYPFERYMKVLKDYVRNTARPEGCIAESYLADECMKFCSAFLTTSTNVQEKEDRNTEYESQSILEGRPISAARSFQFSDAELKIAHLAVIQNTAMVDPYIDAHLQHLQDSNGRCQRDATYLWRMHTEKFAAWLKQQISIDSPDEEDTLKWLAYGPRSIARSYTGYIVNGLRFHTNVVHRLSQNSGVYYEATAMCRSSAKDTAQVVDVVSYYGRVVDIILLDYNGFYVPIFKCEWAVKGNGVKVEDGFTLVNFNHSHISFAKDPFILASQARQIFYSRDTDESSWYVVMKGPCRRYSDEKPEDGHADVGPLPSDIDMCLEDISDEAENVRDDCEGIYV; encoded by the exons ATGGATGATGCTTACAAGGTACGGTCGGATTGGTTTCACCATGGAGATGGTAGCTCTGTTGATTTAGGGGATGTTAAAGATAGATGCTGGAATGCTGAGATTCTTAGTTTATATGAAGCTGCAAACTGTCTAGATGAGGATTTAGCTAACCGGGGGTCACAGTTACGTGAGTCAGTTGAGGGTGAGGACAGGAAAGAAGATGAGTTTTTAGCAAAACTTGCAGAGGCTGAAACCCCCTTGTATCCGACGTGTTCGAGTCATAGCAAGCTATCAGCTGTAGTTTCATTGTTTAGGATTAAGTCTCAGAATGGGTGGTCAGACAAGAGCTTTGATGACTTGCTGCAAACATTGCCAAATATGTTACCTGAAGACAATGTGCTGCACACATCAACTTATGATGTCAAGAAGTTCTTGAAAACTTTTGATATGGGATATCAAAAGTTTCATGCTTGTGTTAACGACTGCTGCTTATTTAGAAAGAAGCTGAAGACGGCTGAGAGTTGCCCAACATGTAAAGCGTCTAGATGGAAGACCAACATGCATACTGGTGAAATCAAGAAGGGTGTTCCACAGAAGGTTTTGAGATATTTTCCAGTGATACCTCGTCTGAAAAGGATGTTCAGATCGGAGAAACTTGCAATGGATTTACGATGGCATTTCAATAACAAGAGCATAGATGGGAAACTGCGCCATCCAGTAGACTCTGTTACTTGGCAGTCAATGAATGACAAGTATCCGTCGTTTGCAGCGGAGGAGAGGAATTTGCGACTTGGGCTTTCAACAGATGGGTTTAATCCCTTTAGTATGAAGAGCAGCCGATACAGTTGCTGGCCTGTGTTACTGGTGAATTACAACATGGCTCCTGACCTATGTATGAAGGAGGAGAACATAATGCTCAGTCTGCTGATTCCAGGACCACATCAACCGg GCGAGCCAGCATACGATGCAGTTAGTAAGACTACCTTTACCCTTAAGGCAATGCTACTTTGGACTATTAGTGATTTCCCGGCTTATGGGAATCTTGCTGGTTGTAAAGTGAGG GCTGGGAAAAAGAGGGCTACTCGAGTTAACATACCATCTGATAATGAGGAGGAACTAAGTGGATCTGATGAGGATGAAGATGTCGGAGATAAAGACGAAGAGGAATTGTCTAGATGGAAAAAACGTTCCATTTTTTTCTCATTGCCTTATTGGGAg GAGCTTCCTGTTCGGCATAATCTAGACGTTATGCATGTGGAGAGGAATGTGCCTGCAAGCTTGATTGCGACATTGTTACATTGTGGCAATTCAAAGGATGGTCTAAAGGCTAGAAAGGATCTTGAAAGTCTTGGTATCAGGAAGGATTTGCATCCAAAAGCTCAGGGAAAAAGGACATTACTTCCACCAGCTCCCTGGTCTTtatcaaagtcagagaaacacatctTCTGTAAGCGGCTCTATGATTTTAAAGGTCCTGATGGCTACTGTGCTAATATATCTAGTTGTGTATCATTAGAGGAGTGTAAGGTGATGGGACTCAAATCTCATGATTACCACGTCCTAATGCAACAACTGCTGCCAGTAGCAATCAGGGGCTTACTACCTAAGGGTCCTAGGGTAGCCATTCTCCGCTTAT GCAGAGAAGCTCGACTTGGTGGTCCGGTCCATTTCCGATGGATGTATCCATTTGAAAG GTATATGAAAGTCTTGAAAGACTATGTCAGAAACACAGCAAGACCAGAGGGGTGTATAGCTGAGTCTTATCTTGCAGATGAGTGCATGAAGTTCTGCTCGGCTTTCTTGACTACTTCAACAAATGTACAAGAAAAAGAGGACAGAAACACTGAGTATGAGAGTCAGTCCATCCTCGAAGGTCGTCCTATATCAGCCGCCCGCTCATTCCAGTTTTCGGATGCCGAGTTAAAAATAGCTCATCTTGCTGTAATACAGAACACGGCCATGGTGGATCCATATATTGA TGCTCATTTACAACATCTACAAGACTCAAATGGTAGATGTCAAAGGGATGCAACTTATTTATGGCGTATGCACACTGAAAAATTTGCAGCGTGGCTAAAGCAACAG ATATCTATTGATTCACCTGATGAGGAAGACACTCTGAAGTGGCTGGCTTATGGTCCTCGTAGTATAGCCAGATCTTACACAGGATACATTGTGAATGGGTTACGATTTCACACAAATGTGGTCCATAGGCTAAGTCAGAATAGTGGTGTTTACTATGAGGCAACAGCAATGTGTAGATCTAGTGCAAAGGACACAGCTCAGGTGGTCGACGTTGTATCCTACTATGGGAGAGTAGTTGATATTATATTACTAGACTACAATGGCTTCTACGTCCCAATATTCAAGTGTGAGTGGGCAGTTAAAGGTAACGGTGTGAAAGTGGAGGATGGCTTTACGCTGGTTAATTTTAATCACAGCCACATATCCTTTGCAAAGGATCCATTCATTTTAGCATCTCAAGCGAGACAAATATTTTACTCAAGGGACACAGATGAATCGAGTTGGTATGTAGTTATGAAGGGTCCATGTAGAAGATACAGTGATGAGAAACCTGAAGATGGACATGCAGATGTAGGACCACTGCCTTCGGATATAGATATGTGTCTTGAAGACATATCAGATGAGGCTGAGAATGTCAGAGATGATTGTGAAGGAATATACGTTTGA
- the LOC130500122 gene encoding zinc finger BED domain-containing protein RICESLEEPER 2-like, producing MEAEDKPYNDYFMELENGKKRIGPPTTRDWEEAERLVHFLVIFYNSTLMLSATKGITSHKIYNEIVTITRNVSKISSVPGPDETLRLKALNMMGKIRKYWNPFVEEPESESNKSKSCKMNKLLIVATVFDTRKKMNFANLCFEKLYGKESIEYTLLSESIMDILKRLYEEYTLRYNTSGGGSGGSQSQGGSSSQTQTQDSGAVFQSQVVGSGIGYERMDNLYEELVQETGTQDSSNELEVYLREKVEVTKSGTGLGTEFDVLSWWRRNSVKFPIFSQIAADILAVQASSVASESAFSTSGRVLDPYRSCLTHFMVEVLVCTEQWLKSEIHINEKDILTIEQLLSDVETQDDLLREFEAGCNLE from the exons ATGGAGGCTGAAGACAAACCGTACAATGACTACTTCATGGAGcttgaaaatggaaaaaagagGATTGGACCACCGACTACAAGAGATTGGGAAGAAGCTGAGAGGTTGGTACACTTTCTTGTCATCTTTTACAATTCAACTCTGATGCTGTCGGCTACAAAGGGCATTACGTCGCACAAGATCTACAATGAGATTGTCACCATCACTAGGAATGTCAGCAAGATAAGCTCTGTGCCTGGACCTGATGAAACACTGCGCTTGAAAGCTTTGAATATGATGGGGAAGATAAGGAAGTACTGGAATCCATTTGTTGAAGAACCTGAGTCTGAGAGCAATAAGTCTAAGAGCTGTAAGATGAATAAGCTTTTGATTGTTGCTACTGTCTTTGAcacaagaaagaagatgaactttgctaacCTCTGCTTTGAGAAGCTCTACGGAAAAGAAAGCATCGAGTATACTCTGCTTTCTGAATCAATAATGGACATCCTGAAGCGCTTATATGAAGAGTACACTCTTAGATACAACACAAGTGGTGGAGGATCAGGTGGCTCGCAGTCGCAAGGAGGATCATCTTCTCAAACCCAAACTCAAGACAGTGGTGCAGTTTTCCAGAGTCAAGTTGTAGGCAGTGGTATTGGATACGAAAGAATGGATAATCTCTACGAGGAGCTTGTACAAGAAACAGGTACACAAGATTCTAGTAATGAGTTAGAAGTTTAtttgagagagaaagtagaGGTTACAAAGAGTGGTACTGGACTTGGAACCGAGTTTGATGTTTTATCGTGGTGGAGAAGAAACAGTGTGAAGTTCCCGATCTTCTCTCAGATAGCTGCTGATATTCTTGCGGTTCAAGCATCATCTGTAGCATCAGAGAGTGCATTTAGCACTAGTGGGAGAGTCTTAGACCCGTACAGGAGCTGCTTAACTCACTTCATGGTTGAGGTATTGGTGTGCACAGAACAATGGTTGAAGTCCGAGATTCACATCAATGAGAAAGACATTCTTACAATAGAGCAGTTACTTTCAGATGTGGAAACTCAAGATGATCTTCTGAGAG aGTTTGAAGCTGGATGCAATTTAGAATAA